In Ctenopharyngodon idella isolate HZGC_01 chromosome 2, HZGC01, whole genome shotgun sequence, the following are encoded in one genomic region:
- the tgfbr1a gene encoding TGF-beta receptor type-1a — protein sequence MDVGTLLCRSLLLALLVFSVTQEARGLLCFCERCVNRTCNTTGLCFAIVTKSAGQNVIQEGQCIQQEQLYPRDRPFQCAPSNNGRHPYCCDTHMCNKNPKVSLELPDIEPQSLSPVALAAVIAVPICILSFMLVLLFYMCHNRSIIHHRVPSEEDPTMDHPFLADGTTLKDLIYDMTTSGSGSGLPLLVQRTIARTIILQESIGKGRFGEVWRGRWRGEEVAVKIFSSREERSWFREAEIYQTVMLRHENILGFIAADNKDNGTWTQLWLVSDYHEHGSLFDYLNRYTVTVEGMIKLSLSAASGLAHLHMEIVGTQGKPAIAHRDLKSKNILVKKNGTCCIADLGLAVRHDSATDTIDIAPNHRVGTKRYMAPEVLDDSINMKHFESFKRADIYALGLVFWEIARRCSIGGIHEDYQLPYYDLVPSDPSVEDMKRVVCDQKLRANIPNRWQSCEALRVMAKIMRECWYANGGARLTALRVKKSLSQLSQQEGIKI from the exons GATTGCTGTGTTTTTGTGAGCGATGTGTAAATCGGACATGCAACACAACCGGCCTGTGTTTTGCGATTGTCACAAAGTCTGCCGGACAGAACGTAATACAGGAGGGTCAGTGCATTCAGCAAGAGCAACTTTACCCACGGGACAGGCCTTTCCAGTGTGCCCCCTCCAACAATGGCAGACATCCTTACTGCTGCGACACTCACATGTGCAACAAGAACCCAAAAGTCAGCCTAG AGTTGCCTGATATTGAACCCCAGTCTCTGAGCCCCGTAGCCTTGGCCGCAGTGATTGCCGTCCCCATCTGCATTCTGAGTTTCATGCTGGTGCTGCTCTTCTACATGTGCCATAATCGCTCCATCATCCACCATCGTGTGCCAAGTGAGGAAGACCCCACTATGGACCACCCGTTCCTCGCTGACGGCACCACGCTGAAGGACCTCATCTATGACATGACCACATCTGGATCAGGCTCAG GTTTACCACTGCTAGTGCAAAGGACCATCGCCAGGACCATCATCCTCCAGGAGAGCATAGGGAAGGGGCGATTTGGAGAGGTGTGGAGGGGCCGCTGGCGTGGAGAAGAGGTGGCAGTGAAGATCTTCTCCTCCAGAGAGGAGCGCTCTTGGTTCCGTGAGGCGGAGATCTACCAGACTGTCATGCTTCGTCATGAGAACATCCTGGGATTTATTGCTGCAGACAACAAAG ATAACGGCACGTGGACTCAGCTGTGGCTGGTTTCTGATTACCATGAGCACGGCTCCCTCTTTGACTACCTGAACAGGTACACTGTCACAGTGGAGGGCATGATCAAGCTGTCTCTCTCTGCCGCCAGCGGTCTGGCTCATCTGCATATGGAGATTGTGGGCACTCAGG GTAAGCCCGCCATTGCCCATCGTGATCTGAAATCCAAAAACATCTTAGTGAAGAAGAATGGTACTTGCTGCATCGCTGACCTTGGATTGGCCGTGCGCCACGACTCAGCCACAGACACCATTGACATTGCACCCAACCACAGAGTGGGCACTAAAAG GTATATGGCCCCAGAGGTGTTGGATGACTCCATTAACATGAAGCACTTTGAGTCTTTTAAAAGGGCAGACATCTATGCCTTGGGTCTTGTGTTCTGGGAAATTGCTCGCAGGTGTTCAATCGGAG GCATCCATGAGGACTACCAGCTCCCTTACTATGACCTTGTTCCATCTGATCCGTCAGTAGAGGATATGAAGCGGGTAGTGTGTGACCAAAAGCTTCGTGCCAACATCCCTAACAGGTGGCAGAGCTGTGAG GCCCTGCGTGTAATGGCAAAGATCATGAGGGAATGCTGGTACGCCAATGGAGGGGCTCGCCTCACCGCGCTGCGGGTGAAGAAGTCGCTATCCCAGCTGAGTCAACAAGAGGGCATCAAGATATAG